The stretch of DNA attgtgctatatataatcataaaaacaaaaataacgtaatataatttcaattattttttttttccaattataCCGATTTGTGATATCTGTGTGTGCATGCATAATATATAGgttatgtataataataataattattgttaAATTGCAGAAAAAGTAGAAATGGATTTGCCGATGATGAGGGTGCAGCCAGGGATGAGGTCTCTGAAGGTGAGCACCAACGACTATGACCAACCAAGTGCTAATCGGGGCCATGATCCTCCGGGCACTTCTTCTCCCGGTAGGGGCGGATCAGGCGGTGGCCGCCGGAGaggctaataataataataataataataataataataataataataataaactatgaATAATTTGAATAACTACTTCATTTTCTGTTATTTGACCGACGTATctctattataatatatataataagttggTTTTTATTGCTGTGCTAAcatcaaaattcaaattaaaaatttgagttagtattttaatataaataaatatgcaTCGAACTGTGCGTGTGGAATAaagattatttatatatttttttttttgagatgaaaatgcattttatatttgatgaaTAATCATAATACAAAAGCATTTAAGGGGGGAGGCATTTCCTCCAACCAAGAACAAACAGAGTCCACCGAGAGAGCATATTTGGCAAGTAAATGAGCCGCCGAATTGGCAGACCTATATACATGACCGATTTGTACTCCAGGGAAATAGGACACTAAGTTCGTAATGTCTGATAAAAGACAATGGAAATCCGAGACCGCTGTAGAAAGTGATTGTAGACCTTTGGCCACAACAAGAGAATCCGTCTCAATATAATGAACATGTAGGCCATTGTCTAACAGCCATTGTAATGCATACATTAAGGCAAGAGCTTCCATCACCTCTGGCCGAAAAGAGCCAATAACCGGCTTAGAGAATGCTGCTACAATTTCACCATTAGAATCTCGAAGGATAGCTCCACAGCCTGTTGTTTGAGTCGCCTGGTTAATAGCCGCATCCGTATTCAATTTAAGCCTGCCTGTAGGTGGATGCAGCCAAGAAGCATCTTGTTTCTGGTGCAAATTGTTGTGAGAAGCAGCTGGTGTAGTTGCTGGTTTTTTCCTTTGAGCCGCTTGATAATCCTCCAAGTAAGAAAGAGCCGAATACTCCAACAGGTTATACGGTTTTGTTTTATGACCATgcttttctttatttctttcattCCATATGAGCCAAAGAATAGTGATGAATTGCTCAATTTGAAGATTAGACCATAAATCTGAAACCTGTAGCATCAATTCTTTAATAGTCATATACTCAGAAATCATAGGAGAAAGAGTGAAAGAAGAGTCTCTCCAAATTTTCCTTGGCCTTTTACAGTAAAACAAAGCATGTTGAGTGGTTTCCCTTGCATTTTGACAGAGAAGACATATAGGGGAGTCTGCAATATGTCGATGGTGGAGAGTTGCAGCAGTTGGAAGACAGTCATTTATAGCTCTCCATAAAAAAATTCTGACTTTAGATGGCAGAGTTAAAGACCAGAATTTGTTCCACCAAGTTTGACATTGAAGACCTGAAGCATTGGGCATTTGTTCTTCAAGGCTAGTGGCTAGTGCATAACCTGACTTAACTGTGTATGCCCCATTTGTTTCAAAGTTCCAAATGAGTTGATCACTAGCAGGGAAGATTGACAGAGGAATTTGGAGAACTTTTTCTACATCCGAGATAAGAAAAGTATCATACAGTAACTCTAAATTCCAACGCCTATCTGCTGTGATAAAAGAAGACACATATTGGTTAGTGGAAGTCACCACCGATTGCAGAGGCTTGAAGTTGGTAAAGCCAGGAATCCAAGGATCAGATGCAAATAAAATGTTTTGGCCATCTCCAACCTTCCAACGTAATCCCTTTACGAGAAGTTCTTTACCCCAAACAATTCCTTGCCAAGTGAGAGACGGGTAGGAGCCTTTATTTGAATCCAGGAATGAGGAAACAGAAAAGTATCTTGCTTGCAAAATACGACTAAGCAAAGAAGTAGGATTGGAAAAGACCCTCCAAGCCTGCTTTGCTAACATTGCTTGGTTAAAATGAATGAAACTTTTGAAACCCATACCACCTTCCGATTTAGGCTGGCAAAGAGCGGACCAACTCTTCCAATTAATGCCAGATTTAGAAGAGTTAGAACCCCACCAGAATTTATTCATCATGACTTCAATTTGGTGAATGAGTGATTTGGAGAGGCGAAAACAACTCATAGCATAAGTTGGAATCGATTGAGCTACAGCTTTCAACAAAACCTCTTTACCACCTATTGAGAACAATTGCTCTTGCCAAGCAGACAGATGCTTCCAAAGTTTCTCCTTGATGTCAGCAAACAAAATCTTTTTATCTCTACCAGAGTAGGAAGGAAGCCCCAAGTAACGTTCATGACAAGGTTGGATAGGCATGTGAAGAATCTGATGCAACTGAGCTTGAACCGATGTGAGAGTATTTGGAGAAAAGGAAAGCACGGATTTGtccaagtttaatttctgtccTGAAGCTCGACAATAGAGATCAAGGGCATTCCTAATGGCATGAGCAGATCGATTGTTGGCACGGCACAGAAGTAGGCTATCATCTGCGAAGAAAAGGTGAGAGACACTTGGAGCAGAACGAGCAACTTTTAAGCCTTGTAAATTACCTCTAATTTCTTCATGTTGCAGCAGCCGTGAAAGTCCCTCAGCACAAAGTATAAATAAGTAAGGAGAGAGAGGGTCCCCTTGTCTAATACCACGAGTAGGCACAACTTTTCCTTGAACAGAGCCATTGATCAGGAAAGAGAAAGAGACACTAGAGATGCATCTAGAAATGAGATTAACAATCGAGGAATCAAAACCCAATGAAAGCATCATATGTTGAATGAAGTGCCACTCAACCCGATCAAACGCTTTGCTCATGTCTAATTTGATAGCTGCATAACCTTCCTTTCCCCTTTTCAAGTGCTTTAAAGAATGTAAGAGCTCGAAGGCAATGAGAATGTTATCTGTAATCAACCTTGATTTCAGGAAAGCGCTTTGGGATTCAGAGATAACATCACCAAGTATAGGTTGTAGACGCAGAACTATAGCCTTTGAGACCAACTTATAAAGCACATTACACAAACTTATAGGTCGCAACTGAGTCATTGAAGTAGGCTTTTTCACCTTTGGTATCAACGTGATTATTGTCTGGTTGAAGCTTGAAGGATCGCCCCCATCATTAAGAATGTGAAGAACGGTTTTGGTCACAAGCTCACCAACAATTTCCCAATAGTTTGTGTAAAACATGACAGACATACCATCAATTCCTGGACTGCCATCCGATTGCATAGATAAGAGTGCATCATAAACTTCAGTGGCAGTGTAAGGACGAGTAAGTAGTAGATTCATGTCATCTGATATGAGGCTGGGTACAGTTGTCATTATTTGTTGAGTTGCATCTAAATCAACACCATCAGTAGTGAATAAAGTGTGGAAATACGTTTGAATCACTTGAGCAATACCATCAAGGGAGGTATGTTCTATACCATTGTCATCAATGAGCATTCGGATTGAATTATTAGATTTACGACTTGTAGCTTTTTGATGAAAAAATCTAGTATTGGAATCTCCCGATTGTAACCAAGATATGCGAGATCGTTGCTTCCAGTATTCTTCCTCTTGAGACAACAAATCATCAAGAATAGCCTCACTCGATTTTAGTTCTTCAAAATGATTACTGCTGGTGTCATGTTTGTTATTCAACGATGCGACTTTTTGTTGAGAAAGTTTGATCTTTTTTGGCAGATCTCCAAACTTTGAACGGTGCCATTGTTGAAGACGTGAAGCACAATTAGAAATATTACTCAACACACAACTGGTGGGATCAGAATCAGCAGCTAAAGGTTGCCATTGTTGAGAGATAATTTCGAGACATTGTTCCTCTTGAAGCCATAACTTTTCGAACCGAAATCGCGATTTGAACTTGGGGACTGGTGCAGCAACTGGTGTGGAAATAACAGCTTGAATTACTCTATGATCTGAGCCAAAAAAATCCAAATGGTCAATCGTAGGAGTAAGGAAAATATCAGCCCATGAATGATTGATGAACCCATAATCAAGCCTTTCTTTGACATTAGAGTTTTGAGCATGCTTATTATGCCAAGTGAAACGGTCACCCATGAAATCTAATTCAGTTAAGCCACAACGATCAATGGTAGATCGGAAAGCATCAATTTGATGTTCATCACGCAAAGGTCCACCAAGTTTGTCATGATTTGACAAAATTTCGTTAAAATCACCCATGACTAGCCAAGGAAAGAGAGGAGCCGTGTCTTTTAATTTGTTCAGCAACTCCCAAGTGAAATGTCTTTGGGAAGTACAGGGAGCCCCATAAAAACCAGAAAAATGACATGAGGGACCATCAACAAAACCCAAATAACAGTCAACAAAGTTTTTACCATAATTGAGAATAGATACAtttacattagacttccaaagAAATAAAATACCACCACTAAGACCTACTCTAGGAACTTCAATACCATTAGGAAACTTTAAAGCATTTCTAAATTTAGTAATAGATCCTAATTTAAGTTTAGACTCCATGATAAAAAGAACATCAGGATTACACTGGGAAGTGAGCAATTTAAGTTGACGGAACGCTCTCGGGTTGCTCAAACCTCGAGCATTCCAAGCAATGATATTCATGGCGATTGGCGAGGCTGCCGAGCAGCCTTCGCCAAAAAAGCATCAATGTCTTCATTCTGCTGTGAGTGTTGATGACAATCAGTTGAGAAATCCGATCGTTGGTGCTGGTTAATATTAGTTGTATCTGCAAATGGAGAGCCTCTGGTGCGACATCTCTTCAAGACAGTACGCACATTCCCACCAGAAACAGATAGCTGTCGTTTGGAGAAGAGAGAGTTCATTCGATTCTCAGTGCACAGTAGAGAGTCAGCAGCAGAAATAGTAACAGCCGTGGAGGTGGATTGCAGAGGAGAAGAAAATTCTGGTGCAGAAACATGTATGTACGCTGGTGGAATGGGCATAGATATGGCTACAAGTTTTTGCAAAAGTGGAGTGGTAGTGGGTGGATAAGTGGCAATGGGTAAAGATGTTGAATTCTGAGAACTATTAACAGGATAAGTTGTTGTGGAAGAGGGGCTGGTAGTGTCAAATGGTGGAcaattttcttttgaaaatgTGGTGACAGGGGGAGTATTACAATGAATATTGATGAGCTTATCCATGTTAATTTCCTTAGATCCTGATGTAGATGCTTGGCCTTTGGAAGTGTGGTCTTTTGGAAATTGAGAAGAGAGGCAATTGATCTGCAAGGAGtgtaaatttttgttattaGATTCAATGATTAGAGAGGAGTCCAAAACTTGCTTCCCTTTCTCAGCGTTAGTAACATTCACTGGGACAGCAGGGAGAGATCTTGATTGTGAAAGGATCGGCTTGATTGTGTTTCGAGCAAGTCTTGTGAGGAATGGCCAAGGACCCTCTTTTGAAAAATCCTACCTATACCGATCATAACTAGACCTTGGAAGAGGAGAACCTTCCATCCAAGGACCATAAAGCAAACTTGGTTCAACACCGTCATCAATCTTTTCTAAGAACAGCGGGCACTTATCAAAAACATGTCCAATGATTCCACATTCATAACAAAAATCAGGTAGTCTCTCATAGCGGTAATCTAACCAAAGTTCATCAGCCATCCAAGGGAATGTAACAAATTGACCACGGAGCAGGGGTTTAGAAACATCTATTTCGACACGCATTCGAAGAAATGGCCCCCAACCTTCATTAAGTGAGTCTTCATGGACTTCAAGGAATGTGCCTATCATGTTGCCTAGAATTTTAGCAAGGGATTCAGATTTACTTAGGAAAGGCAACCGAAATACTTGGATCCAAAATGGAGTGATAGTGTATGATTCCATAGAAGCATTTTGCAGAGTACTTGGGAGGCATAAGATCATATGCTGGTTGTGGAAATGCCAGGGTTCTTTAGACAATATTCTCTTGAGATCACCTTCACAACCAAAGGTAATTGTGTAGGAATCTGATTCAGCATCATAGTCAGAGATGGACACAGCAAACCGGCCCACCCATTGCTTAGTGATGAAGTTCTTGAAAGTCTTGGGGTTATATCCCTTTTTGGAATATATCCTGCATAGCAGACGGTTGACAGCAGGCCGTGGGGGAGGGATGTTGAGGTTGGAAAGATTAATCACTTCCCTTTCTCGGATTGACAGAGCATCAGACATGGTAGGGATGAAGTTTTCCATGATTGGAACCAGTAACAGAGAAGTTTTTTTgcttttggttttgtttttttttaaaaaagatgcAGGCGGGAACAGTTAAATTCAAACAAAGATAGAAGAAAGAACAGGAAAAGTAGTTAAAAAGAAGATAACAGACTAACTGCCACAGAGCAATATTAAGGGCAGACAATGCTCTCCATcgattttttattgaatttcaaagattatttatatatgatcagttctctttaattaattatcaaattttatgcttagttatttatttattttgatagacttttatgtttaatttattttggtaAGAACTTTTATATTAGATTATTAGTGAAATGCTATATTTTTCACCCGTTTGTAAATATAACggattagatttttttttttcttttttttgagaaaagtaCTGTTATATTAATCATTTAAACAAAATGTAATACAATAGATAAAATTGAAGGTAGACAATCCTTCAATCAAAAAAATCTCTATCCACCGATAGAGTAAATTAGGCCAAAACATTAAAGACCTTACTCAAAGGGAAATTGGAAACAAGATTTTAATAACTAGACTAAATCATTGGAATGAGTATAGCCTTGAACTTCATGAATCAATGTCAAAATATATCTCCATATTGTTCCAAATGAGGCTATAATAATTTCCAATTCCTTAGTCTTGAAAAAGCCAATAGTTACATTTCGTGCAAAGTTCTTCTTATCGCTCGAACACCAACTATTGGAAGAGAAAAATTCTATTAATTAGTTGTAACTTTTAGTCGACCTGAGGGTGAAGTGCACCATTTTATTAATGGTAAATGTGATTGAATCCAGAGAGTAAATTGAGTCATATATTTCATTGGGGCATTTGGTCGAGCACCTAGTGAACACAAAACAATGTATTGATTATAATAATGCCATGGTTCCTGTACCAACACCATCTTCATGAATCCAATTGCATTGAGGCCATTTAGGATCGAATCTGATAAAAACATTAGAGAATATTCTTCAATTACACAGATCTGGAACCACCCCATTGTCTTAGATCTATGCAACTGCAAATTAATGGAAAGAGAAAATCCTCCTTTGGTCGCATCAAACTGAGAGTTTATACAATTTTGATTTTGATGCCCCTGAGCGTGAAGATTGCAGAGCCAGAGAAGGTCATTTCCCACACCAGTAAAAAATGCATAGAAGAGAACGATGAGGttggagaagaagaaagaacCACCACCGGGCACAGGAAATAAGGTGGACGCCCACCGATATTCTACCGAACGAAAGAACCGGACGAAGCCGGACACAAATATAGTTAACAATCATAAGGAATAACTGCTACAGAGAAAAATAAGGAGAAGAATACAGTTATATAAGTTTATAACGGATtagattttattaaataataaatcagatttaatattttttttaaaaaatagtataaaataatattattgttataaaataatataatataatataaagtagatgagaagaaagaagaagaagatgaagagagaaagagaaagtgaatgagaatttctgagttgtttattccaatgggatgaacccctatttatacaaatacaagagtgagatattaagaaactaagaaaaagggaaactaagaagaagaggaatgttgattacaattaatggtaataaataaaagatttggacatccacataattattaatatttataacactcccccttggatgtccataataactgccttattaaaaatcttgctgaaaacttgatcaaaggaaaaagagtatagtgtaagctaactccccctcatttaggcatttgtggagatcttctaatcgacgaatttcaaTCTTATCtgtcgtcttctcaaatgttgatgttggtaataactttgtgaataagtttgcaagattgacacttgattgaatatgttgaacaccaatatgtattttcttgaagcgtataaagaagaatttcgtgaaatgtgttctaactctatctccttcaatgtaccctccttttagttgagcgatgcaagcagtattatcttcatagagaactgtttgtgttgatacttctttatagagtgcaatccatatgtttcccgaatatgctatgtcaatgatctcactcccacacattctctacttgcttcataaaatgcaagtatgttaacatgatttaaagttgc from Cannabis sativa cultivar Pink pepper isolate KNU-18-1 chromosome 2, ASM2916894v1, whole genome shotgun sequence encodes:
- the LOC115720674 gene encoding protein PSY3; the encoded protein is MALFVGRLMCLFLLFAYTLQLSSARNAFILSEKVEMDLPMMRVQPGMRSLKVSTNDYDQPSANRGHDPPGTSSPGRGGSGGGRRRG